Proteins from one Salvelinus sp. IW2-2015 linkage group LG32, ASM291031v2, whole genome shotgun sequence genomic window:
- the LOC111956723 gene encoding ras GTPase-activating protein nGAP isoform X4: METDSAIGNVDSLHGGLLSLDPLLDRILVDSLCQQQGWVRVYDVKGPPTHHFSCGQSPYSETSMWERKYCILTDSQLILLNKEEVMPGEVVDNPTESSKXRSLRRTVSVPSEGQFPEFQAEGASILEVSAERSPRRRSISGLGNSEKNISLDVPNSSPFKVPGFFSKRLKGSIKRTKSQTKLDRNTSFRLPSLRPSENERSRGLPKLKESCSHESLLSPGSAVEALDLGMEEDVYVKPLHSSILGQEFCFEVTYSGGSKCFSCSSASERDKWMENLRRTVQPNKDNCRRTENVLRLWIIEAKDLPPKKKYFCELCLDDILYARTTSKTRADCLFWGEHFEFYSLPSVRSITVHIYKDVDKKKKKDKNNYVGLVNIPIGGVTGRQFVEKWYPVSTPTTSKGKGGGPSIRIKSRFQTISILPMEQYKEFAEFITNNYTMLCSVLEPVISVKNKEEMACALVHILQSTGRAKDFLTDLVMSEVDRCADHDVLIFRENTLATKAIEEYLKLVGQKYLHDALGEFIKALYESDENCEVDPGKCSSSELPEHQSNLKMCCELAFCKIINSYCVFPRELKEVFAAWKQQCLTRGNQDISKRLISASLFLRFLCPAIMSPSLFSLMQEYPDDRTSRTLTLIAKVIQNLANFAKFGNKEEYMAFMNDFLEHEWAGMMRFLTEISNPETISNTPGFEGYIDLGRELSVLHSLLWDVVSQLDKGENSFLQATVAKLGPLPRILGDIARSLSSPTPIQQQLRRFQDYSSSHNISGSVPSGLQRIFEDPADSEVGRIKSPVQEHVTNGLHRGKHPLLGQQSSGHSMSFSDKEERENLLPNGRSISLVDLQDSHMVQSGKGPLLHDAPPKLSRVGSQLSIGHPHQATTSQSHQALHQKPSLQDNLPQSAPQVRRPLHPSLSHQRSLQPLSFQNPVYHLSNQTQQQHTAVHSTTHSVHSHSVHSLQPDSSSENLSTDSSRSHSNSEVEFGGGSQGGKGGRVPSNSSLEEFSRRSTQSEDCSTPRRHNPPDHHRGAHAVAVPRQSSTAHIVRVEQQSRSGGSGGARTPRSLPRSPPHSASLRSSSSINTEPMPIPIQAQPGTGGRSHQQSTCSMESPVPPVRSVAKQQTPPQVASPVEPVTMSPVERTAAWVLNNGQFEDETAPADQSREDSRHAKKYEQEISKLKERLRVSSRCLEEYERRLLAQEQQMQKLLMEYKSRLEDSEERLRRQQEEKDNQMKSIICRLIAVEEELKRDHAEMQAVIDAKQKIIDAQEKRISSLDAANSRLMSALTQVKERYSMQNLRNGLSPTNPTKLSITENGEFKNSSC; the protein is encoded by the exons AAGTGTCTGCTGAGAGGTCCCCCAGGAGGCGGAGTATCTCAGGCCTGGGGAATTCAGAGAAGAACATATCCCTGGACGTACCCAACTCATCTCCCTTCAAAGTACCG GGGTTTTTCAGCAAACGACTGAAGGGATCCATAAAGCGGACGAAGAGTCAGACCAAACTGGACCGTAACACCAGCTTCAGACTGCCCTCCCTGAGACCTTCAGAAAATGAAAG ATCCCGAGGGCTTCCTAAGTTAAAGGAATCGTGTTCCCACGAGTCCCTGCTCAGCCCGGGCAGTGCAGTAGAAGCCCTGGATCTGGGAATGGAGGAAGATGTCTATGTCAAACCTCTCCACAGTAGCATATTGGGACAGGAGTTCTGCTTCGAG gTGACCTACTCAGGAGGAAGTAAGTGTTTCAGCTGCTCCTCAGCCTCAGAGAGAGACAAATGGATGGAGAACCTGAGGAGGACGGTCCAGCCAAACAAG GATAACTGCCGACGGACTGAGAATGTCCTCCGGCTATGGATCATCGAAGCCAAGGACCTGCCTCCCAAGAAGAAGTACTTCTGTGAACTGTGCCTGGATGATATTCTATATGCCCGTACCACCAGCAAAACCCGGGCTGACTGCCTGTTCTGGGGGGAACACTTTGAGTTCTACAGCCTGCCGTCTGTCCGTAGCATCACCGTGCACATCTACAAGGACGtggacaagaagaagaagaaggacaaGAACAACTACGTGGGCCTGGTCAACATCCCCATCGGGGGGGTGACGGGGAGGCAGTTTGTGGAGAAGTGGTACCCTGTCAGCACCCCCACCACCAGCAAGGGCAAAGGAGGAGGGCCGTCAATCCGGATCAAGTCCCGCTTCCAGACCATCTCCATCCTGCCCATGGAGCAGTATAAGGAGTTTGCAGAGTTCATCACTAACAACTACACCATGCTGTGTTCTGTTCTGGAGCCGGTGATCAGTGTGAAGAACAAGGAGGAGATGGCCTGTGCCCTGGTTCACATCCTACAGAGCACCGGACGGGCCAAG gaCTTCCTGACAGATCTAGTGATGTCCGAGGTGGACCGCTGTGCAGACCACGACGTCTTGATCTTCAGAGAGAACACTCTGGCCACCAAGGCCATAGAGGAGTACCTCAAACTGGTGGGACAGAAGTACCTTCATGACGCACTAG GAGAGTTCATCAAAGCGTTGTATGAGTCAGATGAGAACTGTGAGGTGGACCCAGGGAAGTGCTCCAGTAGTGAACTCCCTGAGCACCAGAGCAACCTGAAGATGTGCTGCGAGCTGGCCTTCTGCAAGATCATCAACTCCTACTG TGTGTTCCCGCGGGAGCTAAAGGAGGTGTTTGCAGCGTGGAAGCAGCAGTGTCTGACCCGAGGGAACCAGGACATTAGCAAGCGCCTCATCAGCGCCTCCTTGTTCCTCCGCTTCCTCTGTCCCGCCATCATGTCCCCCTCACTCTTCAGCCTCATGCAGGAGTACCCCGACGACCGCACTTCCCGTACCCTCACCCTCATCGCCAAGGTCATTCAGAACCTGGCCAACTTCGCCAA GTTTGGCAACAAAGAGGAGTACATGGCATTCATGAACGACTTCCTGGAGCACGAATGGGCAGGTATGATGCGTTTCCTCACGGAGATCTCCAACCCAGAGACCATCTCCAACACGCCAGGATTCGAAGGTTACATCGACCTTGGCCGAGAGCTGTCTGTCCTCCACTCGCTCCTGTGGGACGTGGTGTCCCAGTTGGACAAG GGTGAAAATTCCTTCCTGCAGGCGACCGTAGCCAAGCTGGGCCCCCTGCCCCGCATCCTGGGGGACATAGCCCGCTCTCTGTCTAGCCCCACACCCATCCAGCAGCAGCTCCGACGCTTCCAGGACTACAGCTCCTCACACAACATCAGCGGCAGCGTCCCCTCAGGCCTGCAGAGGATATTTGAAGATCCGGCTGACAG TGAGGTTGGCAGAATCAAGTCCCCAGTCCAAGAGCATGTTACAAACGGCCTTCACCGGGGGAAGCACCCTCTCCTGGGCCAGCAGTCGTCCGGCCATAGCATGAGCTTCTcagacaaggaggagagagaaaacctCCTGCCCAACGGACGCAGCATTTCCCTGGTGGACCTTCAGGACTCTCACATGGTCCAGAGTGGCAAGGGACCCCTCCTCCACGATGCTCCCCCCAAGCTGAGCAGGGTGGGCTCCCAGCTCTCTATCGGACACCCCCACCAGGCTACCACCTCACAGTCACACCAAGCCCTCCACCAGAAGCCCTCGTTACAGGACAACCTCCCCCAGAGTGCACCCCAGGTGCGTCGGCCCCTGCACCCTTCCCTCAGCCATCAGAGGAGCCTCCAGCCCCTGTCTTTCCAGAACCCTGTCTATCACCTTAGCAAccagacacaacaacaacacacagcagtACACTCCACAACACACTCGGTCCACTCCCACTCAGTGCACTCCCTGCAGCCGGACTCCAGCTCTGAGAACCTGAGCACCGATAGCTCCCGCAGCCACAGCAACTCGGAGGTTGAGTTTGGAGGCGGGAGCCAGGGGGGGAAAGGGGGCAGGGTCCCGTCCAATAGCAGTCTGGAGGAGTTCAGCCGGCGGAGCACGCAGAGCGAAGACTGCTCCACGCCGCGCCGCCACAACCCGCCAGACCACCACAGAGGAGCCCACGCTGTGGCAGTGCCCAGGCAAAGCAGCACGGCCCACATCGTGAGGGTGGAGCAGCAGAGCCGCAGCGGGGGGAGTGGTGGGGCCCGGACGCCTCGCTCCCTGCCCCGCTCCCCGCCCCACAGCGCCTCTCTGCGCAGCAGCAGCTCCATCAACACAGAGCCCATGCCTATCCCCATCCAGGCCCAGCCAGGCACAGGAGGCCGCTCACACCAACAGTCCACCTGCTCCATGGAGAGCCCTGTGCCCCCCGTCAGGAGCGTTGCCAAGCAGCAGACGCCACCGCAG GTGGCGTCGCCGGTAGAGCCAGTCACCATGTCACCGGTAGAGAGGACAGCGGCGTGGGTACTGAATAACGGCCAGTTCGAGGACGAGACGGCCCCAGCAGATCAGAGCAGGGAAGACAGCAGGCACGCCAAGAAG TATGAACAGGAGATCTCCAAGCTGAAGGAGCGCCTGCGAGTGTCTAGTCGGTGTCTGGAGGAGTACGAGAGACGTCTGCTGGCCCAGGAGCAGCAGATGCAGAAACTGCTGATGGAGTACAAGTCCCGCCTGGAGGACAGCGAGGAGAGGCTGCGGCGGCAGCAGGAGGAGAAGGACAACCAGATGAAGAGCATCATCTGCAG GTTAATTGCTGTTGAGGAGGAGCTGAAGAGAGACCATGCAGAGATGCAGGCTGTCATAGATGCCAAGCAGAAGATCATTGATGCACAG gAGAAGAGGATAAGCTCCCTGGATGCAGCCAACTCTCGGCTGATGAGTGCCCTGACACAGGTGAAGGAGCGCTATAGCATGCAGAACCTGCGCAACGGCCTCTCGCCAACCAACCCCACAAAACTGTCGATCACTGAGAACGGAGAGTTCAAAAACAGCAGCTGCTGA